One Spinacia oleracea cultivar Varoflay chromosome 4, BTI_SOV_V1, whole genome shotgun sequence DNA segment encodes these proteins:
- the LOC110778182 gene encoding uncharacterized protein produces the protein MDTSWIDLPTGHPNYVEGCIKFMEFSKHELVNGKIRCPCKNCKVEKWFPVNTVEGHILFKGFYKSYKKWIFHGKGGMIHGMIGSDGGSTSEGSLNNESGFVSRDDMGGLLRSTFSVNTSPNCPTFEAREDDEWIEEPVTYETDDEYDDSTREEEAKYKKLLEASEEKLYEGCTNFSKLSFLLHLFHLKCMNHWSIESYNMLLKLILDAFPQILDFPSSFYYSKKMITDLGLGYEKIDAWPNNCMLYWGELLEKDKCHVCGTSRWMKTKGKGDIISDQGTDTCKKGVPPKVMRYFPLIPRLTRIYMSSETSEDMRWHDTHLLGEDDKKILRHPSDALAWKAFNERHRDFALDPRSVRLGLASDGFNPYPLMNTTYSTWPVISIPYNLPPWLSFDAFDGKKFNLRATLLWTINDFPGYAIRSGLSTKGYNACPICVDSTPSDRFGNKICYCSYRKWLPADHPYRSQGNKFCEKFGANEWGKSPSRPSGADILSEQEKVEYVYGKSKAPPKKRQRGDNDNNDVQDESAFGTKISILFDLVYWEHNLLRHNLDVMHIEKNVSENILGTLLSMDKSRDSKDDRKALENWRIKPHLWLSTNPNGSEYMPPASYSMSMEEKERFLNVLQKLKVPDGYGSNLSSCVNMKQRKLINLKSHDNHVLMQDILPIALRASNATKVIDLLARLSSFFKNLCSTTIDPNDLDGLQDEIILTLCQLGIEFLPSFFTIMVHLLIHLVEEVKLGGPVQYKWMYPIERYLSHLKSHVTNKAQPEGSIAEGFLLEETIRFCSRYLEGVKTIFNIPTRMDDEISNSNDYLFNYGGRIVGKEVSIRLDDKSLKQAHRYVLLHSDAIKGDMDEFLTEKRQMNLQSSFTESDESNWIINEFGGWLQNKVHCIDATTEDEKLRKALAGGMYCYGRKFKGFFINGFKFLSTDRDCRVLTQNSGIVVEADGEAYL, from the exons ATGGATACGAGTTGGATCGATCTACCCACTGGTCACCCTAATTATGTCGAGGGTTGTATAAAATTCATGGAGTTTTCCAAGCATGAACTAGTGAATGGAAAAATTAGATGCCCATGTAAGAATTGTAAGGTGGAGAAATGGTTCCCGGTAAATACAGTAGAGGGACATATTTTGTTTAAGGGGTTTTATAAGTCGTATAAGAAATGGATCTTTCATGGTAAAGGGGGTATGATTCATGGTATGATTGGTAgtgatggagggagtactagtgAAGGATCCCTAAATAATGAAAGTGGGTTTGTTAGTCGAGATGATATGGGAGGACTATTAAGATCAACTTTTAGTGTTAATACGTCTCCCAATTGCCCAACTTTTGAAGCACGAGAGGATGATGAGTGGATTGAGGAGCCAGTGACCTATGAAACTGATGATGAATATGATGATTCTACAAGAGAAGAAGAGGCGAAGTATAAGAAGTTACTTGAAGCGTCTGAGGAGAAATTATATGAAGGGTGTACCAATTTTTCAAAGTTATCTTTTCTTTTACACTTGTTTCACTTGAAGTGTATGAATCATTGGTCCATTGAATCTTACAATATGTTGTTGAAGCTAATTCTAGATGCATTTCCACAAATACTTGATTTTCCCTCATCTTTTTATTATAGTAAGAAAATGATAACAGACTTGGGACTTGGGTATGAAAAGATTGATGCTTGGCCGAATAATTGTATGTTGTATTGGGGTGAATTATTAGAGAAAGACAAGTGTCATGTTTGTGGTACATCGAGGTGGATGAAAACTAAGGGTAAGGGGGACATTATAAGTGATCAAGGTACGGATACTTGTAAGAAAGGTGTGCCACCTAAGGTAATGCGATATTTTCCTCTTATCCCGAGGCTAACAAGAATCTACATGTCATCAGAAACATCAGAAGATATGAGATGGCATGATACACATCTATTGGGTGAAGATGATAAGAAGATTTTAAGGCATCCTTCAGATGCCTTAGCATGGAAGGCATTTAATGAGCGTCATAGAGATTTTGCATTAGATCCTCGTAGTGTTCGATTAGGTCTTGCAAGTGATGGGTTTAATCCTTATCCTTTAATGAACACCACTTATAGTACGTGGCCAGTGATCTCGATTCCTTATAATCTTCCACCCTGGTTAT CTTTTGATGCTTTTGACGGAAAGAAATTTAATTTGCGCGCGACTTTGCTTTGGACTATTAATGACTTTCCTGGCTATGCAATTCGCTCTGGTTTGAGCACAAAAGGTTACAATGCATGTCCTATATGCGTAGATTCCACCCCTTCTGATAGATTTGGGAATAAGATTTGTTATTGTAGCTATAGAAAATGGTTACCCGCAGATCACCCATATCGATCTCAGGGTAACAAGTTTTGTGAGAAGTTTGGAGCTAATGAGTGGGGTAAATCCCCATCTCGTCCTAGCGGGGCTGATATATTGAGTGAACAGGAAAAGGTCGAGTATGTTTATGGAAAGTCGAAGGCACCACCGAAAAAGAGACAAAGAGGAGATAATGATAACAATGACGTCCAAGATGAAAGTGCTTTTGGTACAAAGATAAGCATACTATTTGATTTGGTGTATTGGGAGCATAATCTTCTAAGGCATAATTTAGACGTTATGCACATCGAGAAAAATGTGTCTGAGAATATTTTGGGAACTCTTCTTAGTATGGATAAAAGTAGAGATAGTAAGGATGATCGAAAAGCTCTTGAAAATTGGAGAATAAAGCCTCACCTTTGGCTTAGTACCAATCCTAATGGAAGTGAATACATGCCTCCAGCTTCTTATTCTATGTCTATGGAGGAAAAAGAGAGGTTCTTAAATGTTTTGCAGAAACTTAAAGTTCCGGATGGATATGGATCCAACCTCTCGAGTTGTGTGAATATGAAGCAAAGGAAGTTGATTAACCTCAAAAGTCATGACAACCATGTTCTAATGCAAGATATCCTTCCTATTGCCTTAAGAGCTTCTAACGCTACAAAAGTGATTGACTTGTTGGCTAGATTGTCTTCCTTTTTCAAGAACTTATGCTCTACTACTATTGATCCAAATGATTTAGATGGTCTTCAAGATGAAATTATTTTAACTCTTTGTCAGTTGGGAATAGAGTTCCTGCCTTCATTTTTCACAATCATGGTCCATTTGTTGATTCACTTAGTGGAGGAGGTTAAACTTGGTGGACCAGTGCAATACAAATGGATGTATCCCATTGAAAG gtACTTGTCCCATTTGAAATCACATGTAACCAATAAAGCCCAACCAGAAGGATCTATTGCAGAAGGCTTCCTTTTAGAGGAGACAATTAGGTTTTGTTCGAGATATCTTGAAGGTGTTAAGACCATCTTTAACATACCTACAAGGATGGATGATGAGATTTCAAATTCCAATGATTACTTGTTTAACTATGGTGGTCGAATTGTTGGGAAGGAGGTTAGCATTCGCCTTGACGATAAAAGCTTAAAACAAGCTCATCGCTACGTTTTACTTCACTCTGATGCGATCAAAGGGGATATGGA TGAATTTTTAACCGAGAAGCGTCAAATGAACTTACAAAGTTCCTTCACGGAGAGTGATGAAAGTAACTGGATCATCAATGAATTCGGAGGGTGGTTGCAAAATAAG GTACATTGCATAGATGCAACCACCGAAGATGAGAAACTAAGAAAAGCTTTGGCGGGTGGTATGTATTGTTATGGTAGGAAATTTAAAGGATTCTTCATCAATGGATTTAAATTCCTTTCCACGGATCGCGATTGTCGTgttttgacacaaaattctGGAATTGTGGTTGAAGCGGATGGAGAGGCATatttgtaa